In Fusobacterium perfoetens ATCC 29250, the genomic stretch TATTTAATATATTTTACAATTTGAATTATAATTGTAGGAATAAAAGCTAATAAATAAATCATTCCAAGTTGTGTCATATTAAGTGGAGTAGTTTCAAAGAATTTTCCTAAACTAGGAATAGTTAATATCAAAGTAAGTAAAATAGTTCCTATAAGGAAAGCAAAAACGGAAAATATATTAGACATAAATCCTAATTTTATTATACTACTATTTGTACGACAGTTGAATCCATGGAATAATCTAGCTAAACAAAGAATAGCAAAAGCCATAGTCATTCCAACTTCTGGAGAATATTTTAATCCTTGATAGAAACCATATAAAACAAATATAGTAATAAGTCCACCTTGTAATAAGATTTTAGTACCTAATTCTTTTGTAAGTATAGGTTCATTTATATCTCTAGGTTTTTCTTCTAGAATTCTATCATTTCCAGGTTCCATTCCAATAGCTATTGCAGGTAAACTATCAGTAACAAGATTTATAAATAAAAGATGTACAGGTGCAAAAGGCATTGGTAAATTTAACACAGAAGCATAAAAAACAGAAATAATACCAGCCAAATTTCCTGATAATAAAAATTTAATAGAATTTTTAATATTAGAATAAATATTTCTACCTGTAGCTACAGCTTTTATAATTGTTGAGAAATTATCATCAGTTAATATCATAGAAGCAGCATCTTTTGAAACTTCAGTTCCAGTAATTCCCATGGCAATTCCAATATCAGCTTTTTTAAGAGCTGGAGCATCATTAACTCCATCACCAGTCATAGCACAAATATTTCCTTTTTTTTGCCACATAGAAACGATTCTAATTTTATCAGAAGGAGAAACTCTAGCATAAACAGATATATTTTCAATTTCTTTTTCGAATTCTTCATCAGAAAGTTTTTCAAGTTCAATTCCTTCAATAGCTTTATCACCATCTCTAAGTATTCCAATTTCCCTAGCAATAGCAGAAGCTGTAATTTTGTGATCTCCTGTAATCATTATAGGTTTTATACCAGCTTTTATACAATCAGAAACAGCTTGTTTTGATTCAATTCTTGGAGGATCAATCATAGAAATTAATCCTACAAAAGTAAAGTTAGTTTCATCTGAATATTCTAAATTTTTATATTCATCAAATTCTTTAACAACAAAAGCAAGAACCCTTAGTCCGTTATTAGACATTTCAAAATTAGTTTTTTCAATAACTTCTATATCTTTTTCAGTTATTTCTCTAGTAATACCATTAGAAAGGATATATTTTGTTCTTTTTAAAATAACATCCAAAGCTCCTTTTGTAATCATAATATTTTTATTATCTATATTACAAAGAACAGACATAAGTTTTCTATCAGAATCAAAAGGAATTTCAGATAATCTTTTATATTCATTTCTTAAATCTAATTCTTTGATTCCTAATTTATATGCTAATGTAGTAAGAGCAGTTTCTGTAGGGTCTCCTATTTCGGCTCCATTACTACTTATAGCATCACTACATAAACAAGAATATTTTATTAAATTAAATTCAAAATTATTTTCTAAATTTATATTTTCACTATCAATAACTTTTCCATCAACAAAAATCTTTTTAACAGTCATTTTGTTTTGAGTAAGAGTTCCTGTTTTATCAGAACAAATTATAGAAACTGAACCTAATCCTTCAACAGCTTTCAATTTTTTTATTATTGCATTTTCTTTAGACATTTTTTGAGTACCAATAGCTAGAACAATAGTAACTATTGGATTTAAAGCTTCTGGAATAGCAGCTACAGCTAAGGCAACAGCAAATAGTAAAGATTCTAGTATTGTAACTCCATGATAAATATTAGTTCCAAATACAACTCCACAAAGTACTAATATTGAAATTGAAAGATTTTTACCAAAATTATCAAGAGAAATTTGTAATGGGGTTAAATTTTCTTTTGTATCTTTCATAAGAGTTGCTATTTTTCCAATTTCAGTTGACATTCCTGTTTTAACTACAACAGCTGTACCTCTTCCATAAGTAATTAAACTTCCAGAAAAAATCATATTTTTTTGGTCACCTAAAGGTAAATCTTCTTTTTCAATAATTTCACTACTTTTTTCAACACTTTCAGATTCTCCTGTAAGAGAACTTTCATTAGATTTTAATGAAAATGATTCGATAATTCTAGCATCAGCAGGAACTATATCTCCAGCTTCTAATTGTATAATATCTCCAACAACTACATTTTTAGAATTTATTTCTATTTTTTCTCCATTTCTAATAACATGAGTCTTAGGAGAAGATAAATTTTTAAGGCTTTCTAATGATGATTCAGCTCTTATATGTTGAACAGTTCCTAAAATAGCATTCATAGTAATAACAACAAATATTACTATAGAACTTTCAAAATTCCCTGTAAACATGGAAATTAATCCTGCAATAATAAGAATAATAACTAAAATATCTTTAAATTGAGAAATAAAAATTGAAAGAGCACTCTCTTTTTCTCCTTCCTCTAATTGGTTAGGACCAAACTTTTTTAGGTTTTCTTCTACTTGTGTCGAAGTTAGTCCTTTTTTAGTTACTTGAAGATTTTGAAGTATCTCTTCAGTACTTTGATTGAAATATTTCTTCATTTTTCCTCCTTAAAAAATTAAAAATAAAAAAGACCTTTAATATAGTTTTAACTATATTAAAAGTCTCGTTACCTACAAAATTAAAGGCTTGCAATACCAGACAGACATACTGTCGAGATTGTTGACATTGCAACTTAAACTACTCCCTTTTATATTAAATTTAATCTGAAAGAATTATAACATAATATAAAAAATTATGCAACCTAAAAATTAATTTTTTTATCAATATCAGAACTATTATTTTCTAATTTATCTAAATCTTTTTTATTTTCTTTTTTTAAACTTATGTCTTTTAAAAAGATTTCTCTTACTTTTACAACCATAATCATAAGAAGCATATAATGAATAACTTTATTTTTTTCAAAAGTCTCGCCTAGAAAATATTTTCCTAAAAAAAGTAATGCTATCCAAATGATTAAAACAATTAATAACATACCAACAAGTTTAAACCATGAATTCCAAAATTTATTTTTCATAAATTCTCCTTTAAAAAAGTATAATAGATATATACACTAATATAATACTTCCGATAACAGCATAAATATAATTTTTAAACATTAAAGAAAGAATAAGAGCACTAAAAGCTCCTATATATGAAGCAATGGGATTATTAGGAATAGATGAAAATACATCTGGTAAAACTAATGCCCCTATAGCTGAAAAAGGAATAGCCTTTAAAAATAAATTAGCTCTCTTTGAAAGTTTTATATTTTTCATAATTTTGAAGGGAAGAAATCTAGGAATAAACGTTACTAAAGTTAAACCTAAAATTAAGAAAAAAGTATTTTTATTCATCTGATTTTACCTCCTCTTTCAAAATAAAACTTCCTACAAATGAAGAAATGATAATAGCTAAAATTATATTCCAACCACTTGGAAATATTTTTAAATATTTTATACTCCAATTTATAAATCCAGAAAGAAGAATAATAAAAGTTATAGACAAAGATTTCCTCATTTGAGGAACTAACATAGAAATAAATAGGGCATAAATAGCTATTCCCATACTATCACTTATATTCTTAGGAAGAAAACCTCCCATAATATAACCAATTATAGTAAAAAACCACCAAAAAAAATGACCAATACATTGTAAAGGAATTATAAATTCAGGTTCAATTTTCTTTTCTTGTAAAGTAGACAGAGCAAAAGATTCATCTGTTACTAGAGGAGCAATAAGAAATA encodes the following:
- a CDS encoding cation-translocating P-type ATPase gives rise to the protein MKKYFNQSTEEILQNLQVTKKGLTSTQVEENLKKFGPNQLEEGEKESALSIFISQFKDILVIILIIAGLISMFTGNFESSIVIFVVITMNAILGTVQHIRAESSLESLKNLSSPKTHVIRNGEKIEINSKNVVVGDIIQLEAGDIVPADARIIESFSLKSNESSLTGESESVEKSSEIIEKEDLPLGDQKNMIFSGSLITYGRGTAVVVKTGMSTEIGKIATLMKDTKENLTPLQISLDNFGKNLSISILVLCGVVFGTNIYHGVTILESLLFAVALAVAAIPEALNPIVTIVLAIGTQKMSKENAIIKKLKAVEGLGSVSIICSDKTGTLTQNKMTVKKIFVDGKVIDSENINLENNFEFNLIKYSCLCSDAISSNGAEIGDPTETALTTLAYKLGIKELDLRNEYKRLSEIPFDSDRKLMSVLCNIDNKNIMITKGALDVILKRTKYILSNGITREITEKDIEVIEKTNFEMSNNGLRVLAFVVKEFDEYKNLEYSDETNFTFVGLISMIDPPRIESKQAVSDCIKAGIKPIMITGDHKITASAIAREIGILRDGDKAIEGIELEKLSDEEFEKEIENISVYARVSPSDKIRIVSMWQKKGNICAMTGDGVNDAPALKKADIGIAMGITGTEVSKDAASMILTDDNFSTIIKAVATGRNIYSNIKNSIKFLLSGNLAGIISVFYASVLNLPMPFAPVHLLFINLVTDSLPAIAIGMEPGNDRILEEKPRDINEPILTKELGTKILLQGGLITIFVLYGFYQGLKYSPEVGMTMAFAILCLARLFHGFNCRTNSSIIKLGFMSNIFSVFAFLIGTILLTLILTIPSLGKFFETTPLNMTQLGMIYLLAFIPTIIIQIVKYIKYDLSK
- a CDS encoding AzlD domain-containing protein — its product is MNKNTFFLILGLTLVTFIPRFLPFKIMKNIKLSKRANLFLKAIPFSAIGALVLPDVFSSIPNNPIASYIGAFSALILSLMFKNYIYAVIGSIILVYISIILF
- a CDS encoding AzlC family ABC transporter permease, with translation MKNYSEIKHAISFGIPVFISYIPVAVTFGLTAKNSGFSLFETFAFSFFVITGSGQFMAVNLWNINTNILGIWFTVFLMNLRLFLMSSALNDKLSKRAKKYLFLIAPLVTDESFALSTLQEKKIEPEFIIPLQCIGHFFWWFFTIIGYIMGGFLPKNISDSMGIAIYALFISMLVPQMRKSLSITFIILLSGFINWSIKYLKIFPSGWNIILAIIISSFVGSFILKEEVKSDE